A region of Prochlorococcus marinus subsp. pastoris str. CCMP1986 DNA encodes the following proteins:
- a CDS encoding gluconeogenesis factor YvcK family protein: protein MQKKKKRIMRTLSYFKKSNLGLINKIIRILSWLLPGLVIKRWMITSAIGLLTSLLGIAIWTNLRPLYWLIEVFFSIMNILTKILPISVLGPLILLFGLLLICIGQNRSINSIQKALVPEKNTFLVDALRVKSKLNRGPNIVAIGGGTGLSTLLKGLKNYSSNITAIVTVSDDGGSSGVLRKQFGVQPPGDIRNCLAALSNEEPILTRLFQYRFSGGSGLEGHSFGNLFLSALTTITGSLEKAVQASSKVLAVQGQVLPATNTDVMLWAELEDGEKIFGESKISQSKKVISRIGYLPENPPALPSALEAIKEADLIILGPGSLYTSLLPNLLVPEIVDALLKSNAPKIYISNLMTQPGETDNLDVYQHIKAIEKQLSNFGVKNRIFNAILSQIKFEKSPLVDYYQSRGAMPVICNKEELISEGYYVLQAPLYSRKITPTLRHDPRRLARAVMFINKKMKKLN from the coding sequence ATGCAGAAGAAGAAAAAAAGAATAATGAGAACTTTATCTTATTTTAAAAAGTCAAATTTAGGTTTGATAAATAAAATTATAAGAATTCTAAGTTGGTTATTGCCAGGGTTAGTAATCAAAAGATGGATGATAACTTCTGCTATTGGTTTATTAACTTCTTTATTAGGGATTGCAATCTGGACTAATTTAAGACCTCTTTATTGGTTAATAGAAGTCTTTTTCTCGATAATGAATATTTTAACAAAAATTTTACCTATTTCAGTTTTGGGACCATTAATCCTTTTGTTTGGTCTTCTTTTGATTTGTATTGGGCAAAATAGAAGTATTAATTCTATACAAAAAGCTCTTGTCCCAGAAAAAAATACATTTTTAGTAGATGCACTAAGAGTTAAAAGTAAATTAAATAGAGGCCCGAATATTGTTGCTATTGGAGGAGGAACAGGCTTGTCAACATTATTGAAAGGCCTAAAAAACTACAGCAGTAATATAACTGCAATAGTTACAGTTTCAGATGATGGAGGTAGTAGTGGAGTTTTAAGAAAACAATTTGGAGTTCAACCTCCAGGAGATATCAGAAATTGTTTGGCAGCCTTATCAAATGAAGAACCAATATTAACAAGATTGTTTCAATACAGATTTTCTGGAGGTAGTGGATTAGAGGGACATAGTTTTGGCAATTTATTCTTATCTGCTTTAACAACAATTACGGGAAGTTTAGAAAAGGCGGTTCAGGCTTCCAGTAAAGTGTTGGCAGTACAAGGGCAAGTTTTGCCAGCAACAAATACAGATGTAATGCTTTGGGCAGAACTTGAAGACGGTGAGAAAATATTTGGTGAAAGTAAAATAAGTCAATCAAAAAAGGTGATTTCCAGGATTGGTTATCTGCCCGAAAATCCACCGGCTCTTCCTAGTGCTCTTGAAGCTATTAAAGAAGCAGACCTAATAATACTAGGTCCAGGAAGTCTTTATACTTCTTTGCTACCTAATTTACTGGTCCCTGAAATTGTAGATGCTCTTCTGAAAAGTAATGCTCCCAAAATCTACATAAGTAATTTGATGACTCAACCAGGGGAAACGGATAATCTTGACGTATATCAACACATCAAAGCAATAGAAAAGCAATTATCAAATTTTGGTGTAAAAAATCGAATATTTAATGCAATACTTTCTCAAATTAAATTTGAAAAGTCACCACTTGTTGATTACTACCAAAGTAGAGGTGCCATGCCAGTGATTTGTAACAAAGAAGAATTAATTTCAGAAGGATATTATGTCTTGCAAGCTCCCCTTTATTCAAGAAAGATAACTCCAACACTTAGACATGACCCCCGAAGACTTGCAAGGGCAGTAATGTTTATTAATAAAAAAATGAAGAAATTAAATTAA
- a CDS encoding NAD(P)H-quinone oxidoreductase subunit J, whose translation MENNSSPESSEEIVKQNGIVSNQLSQDGITNESLGNDHIGVEILSVKPEKLYEAISTLRGYGFNYLQCQGGYDEGPGKCLVSFYHLISLGDIQDIKEIKEIRVKVFLNRDSDLSVPSLYKIFKGSDWQERETYDMFGINFADHPNPTRLLMPEDWRGWPLRKDYIQPDFYELQDAY comes from the coding sequence ATGGAAAATAATAGTTCACCTGAATCTTCAGAAGAAATTGTAAAACAAAATGGAATAGTAAGTAATCAGCTTTCTCAAGATGGGATTACAAACGAATCTTTAGGGAATGATCATATAGGTGTTGAGATACTTTCAGTAAAACCAGAAAAGTTGTACGAAGCAATATCTACTTTAAGAGGCTATGGCTTTAACTACCTTCAGTGTCAAGGAGGTTACGATGAAGGACCAGGAAAATGTCTCGTAAGTTTTTACCATCTAATCTCACTTGGAGATATTCAAGATATAAAAGAGATTAAAGAAATTAGAGTAAAAGTTTTTTTAAATAGAGACTCAGATTTATCTGTACCTAGCCTTTATAAAATTTTCAAGGGAAGTGATTGGCAAGAAAGGGAAACCTATGACATGTTTGGAATCAATTTTGCTGATCATCCAAATCCCACAAGACTTTTAATGCCAGAAGACTGGAGAGGATGGCCATTAAGAAAAGATTATATACAACCTGACTTCTATGAATTACAAGATGCTTATTAA
- a CDS encoding NADH dehydrogenase subunit K — protein sequence MNNSLSPKAIRELREETCNPLGAPQVTTDLSENIIMTSLDDLHNWARLSSLWPLLYGTACCFIEFAALIGSRFDFDRFGLVPRSSPRQADLLIVAGTVTMKMAPALVRLYEQMPEPKYVIAMGACTITGGMFSADSTTAVRGVDKLIPVDLYLPGCPPRPEAIFDAVIKLRKKVANESILERNKSEQTHRYLTVDHEMNLVFSENTGEYLNKKSEKSIESSKLNPVEESSENIYETNSIDEVIK from the coding sequence TTGAACAATTCACTTTCACCAAAAGCAATAAGAGAGCTTAGAGAAGAAACTTGTAATCCTCTGGGTGCCCCCCAAGTCACAACTGACTTGAGCGAAAATATCATAATGACAAGTTTAGATGATCTTCATAACTGGGCTAGATTAAGTAGTCTATGGCCACTTTTATACGGAACTGCATGCTGTTTTATAGAATTTGCAGCACTCATAGGGTCTAGGTTTGATTTTGATAGATTTGGCTTAGTACCTAGAAGCTCCCCAAGACAAGCAGACTTACTAATTGTTGCTGGTACAGTCACAATGAAAATGGCACCAGCATTAGTAAGGTTGTATGAACAAATGCCAGAACCAAAATATGTCATTGCCATGGGAGCTTGTACCATAACTGGTGGAATGTTTAGTGCAGATTCAACAACAGCAGTAAGAGGAGTTGATAAATTAATCCCAGTTGATTTGTACCTTCCTGGATGCCCCCCTAGACCAGAAGCTATTTTTGATGCTGTTATAAAATTAAGAAAGAAAGTTGCTAATGAGAGTATTCTTGAGAGGAATAAATCTGAACAAACTCATAGATATTTAACTGTAGATCATGAGATGAATCTTGTTTTTTCAGAAAATACTGGTGAATATTTAAATAAAAAATCTGAAAAGTCAATTGAATCTTCTAAACTTAATCCGGTAGAAGAAAGTAGTGAAAATATATATGAAACAAATTCTATAGATGAAGTAATAAAATAA
- a CDS encoding NAD(P)H-quinone oxidoreductase subunit 3, with product MFSLPGYEYFLGFLIIAAAVPILALVTNLIVSPKGRTGERKLTYESGMEPIGGAWIQFNIRYYMFALVFVIFDVETVFLYPWAVAFNRLGLLAFIEALIFITILVIALAYAWRKGALEWS from the coding sequence ATGTTTTCATTACCCGGCTACGAATATTTTTTAGGTTTTTTAATAATTGCTGCGGCAGTCCCAATTTTAGCTTTAGTTACTAACCTAATAGTCTCTCCCAAAGGAAGAACTGGAGAGAGAAAACTCACCTACGAATCAGGGATGGAGCCTATAGGGGGGGCTTGGATTCAATTCAATATCAGATATTACATGTTTGCATTAGTATTCGTTATATTTGATGTAGAAACTGTATTTCTTTATCCTTGGGCGGTTGCATTCAATAGACTAGGCCTACTAGCATTTATTGAGGCTCTAATATTTATTACAATATTAGTAATTGCTCTTGCTTACGCTTGGAGAAAAGGAGCTTTAGAATGGAGTTAA
- a CDS encoding rubredoxin codes for MSENIQPSSEENQIVEDLTNKESPEKLPEFKDKELITNLEQNRFECRSCGYIYDPIEGNKKLNIPKNTPFSAIDGNTFACPVCRAGKNLYKDIGPREKPSGFEENLTYGFGFNSLPPGQKNILIFGGLAFAAACFLSLYSLH; via the coding sequence GTGAGTGAAAACATTCAACCATCTTCTGAGGAAAACCAAATAGTTGAGGATTTAACAAATAAAGAATCTCCTGAAAAACTTCCAGAATTTAAAGATAAAGAGCTCATTACCAATTTAGAACAAAATAGATTCGAATGTAGAAGTTGTGGATACATTTATGATCCTATAGAAGGAAACAAGAAACTTAACATTCCTAAAAATACTCCTTTCTCGGCAATAGATGGAAATACTTTTGCTTGTCCAGTATGTAGAGCAGGTAAAAATTTATATAAAGATATAGGACCAAGAGAAAAACCTAGTGGTTTTGAAGAAAATTTAACTTATGGCTTTGGATTCAATAGTTTGCCACCTGGTCAGAAAAATATTTTAATATTTGGTGGTTTAGCATTTGCAGCTGCATGTTTCCTTTCTTTGTACTCTTTGCACTAA
- a CDS encoding photosynthesis system II assembly factor Ycf48, translating to MKKFVTSIPNLLLTFTLCFVLSSCSSTGVKMSESSPWETIQFEDQSNALDIDFIDNNHGFLVGSNRLIMESNDGGKSWEKRSLDIAAEENFRLLDIDFKGSEGWLIGQPSLVMHTIDEGKNWTRLSLGKLPGQPFLVSTVDDGVAELATTSAAIYTTSNSGETWEAKVSDPSEQGGIRDLRRTSNGDYVSVSSLGNFFSTLESGSDTWIAHQRASSKRVQGIGFNPDGNLWMLSRGAEIRFNDDSNDLESWTKPIVPILNGYNYLDMGWDPEGNIWAGGGNGTLIVSKDDGKTWDSDPVASNLPTNFIKIQFLEKDELDAKKGFILGERGYILRWNG from the coding sequence ATGAAAAAATTTGTAACTAGCATTCCAAACCTTCTCCTAACATTTACACTTTGCTTTGTTTTAAGTAGTTGTTCTTCAACAGGTGTAAAAATGAGCGAGAGTAGTCCCTGGGAAACAATTCAATTTGAAGATCAGTCAAATGCATTAGATATAGATTTCATAGATAATAATCATGGATTTTTAGTTGGATCAAATAGGCTTATTATGGAATCTAATGATGGAGGAAAATCGTGGGAAAAAAGATCTTTAGATATTGCTGCAGAGGAGAATTTTCGTTTACTTGATATAGATTTTAAGGGTTCTGAAGGTTGGTTGATAGGACAACCCTCTTTAGTTATGCATACGATTGATGAAGGTAAGAATTGGACAAGGTTATCTCTTGGTAAGCTGCCTGGCCAGCCATTTTTAGTCTCAACTGTTGATGATGGGGTTGCTGAATTGGCAACAACCTCAGCTGCTATTTATACAACTTCAAATAGTGGTGAAACATGGGAGGCTAAGGTTTCAGACCCTTCCGAGCAGGGAGGTATTAGAGATTTAAGAAGAACATCTAATGGAGATTATGTAAGTGTAAGTAGTCTTGGTAATTTTTTCTCTACTCTCGAAAGTGGAAGTGATACTTGGATAGCTCATCAAAGAGCGAGTAGTAAGAGAGTACAAGGTATAGGATTTAATCCAGACGGAAATTTATGGATGTTGTCTCGAGGTGCTGAGATAAGATTTAATGATGATAGTAATGATTTGGAAAGTTGGACTAAACCAATAGTTCCGATTCTAAACGGCTACAACTATTTAGATATGGGATGGGACCCTGAAGGAAATATCTGGGCCGGCGGTGGTAATGGGACTTTGATAGTTAGTAAAGATGATGGTAAGACATGGGATTCTGATCCTGTTGCTTCAAATTTGCCAACTAACTTTATCAAGATTCAATTCTTGGAAAAAGATGAATTAGATGCTAAAAAAGGCTTTATTCTTGGAGAAAGGGGTTACATCCTCAGGTGGAACGGTTAA
- the psbE gene encoding cytochrome b559 subunit alpha, with protein sequence MAAGSTGERPFFEIITSIRYWIIHAVTLPAIFIAGFLFVYTGLAYDAFGTPRPDSYFQASESKAPVVTQRYDAKSQLDLRTK encoded by the coding sequence ATGGCCGCAGGTTCAACGGGTGAACGCCCATTCTTTGAAATAATCACCAGTATCAGATACTGGATTATTCATGCAGTAACACTTCCAGCTATTTTTATAGCAGGTTTCCTATTTGTATATACAGGTTTAGCCTATGATGCTTTTGGGACTCCACGTCCAGATAGTTATTTCCAGGCTTCTGAATCAAAAGCACCTGTTGTAACGCAAAGATATGACGCTAAATCTCAATTAGATTTAAGAACAAAATAA
- the psbF gene encoding cytochrome b559 subunit beta yields MSNSQAPMQAVEVRVYPIFTIRWLAVHALAIPSVFFLGAIAAMQFLR; encoded by the coding sequence ATGTCAAATTCTCAAGCTCCAATGCAGGCTGTTGAAGTCCGCGTTTATCCGATCTTTACTATTCGTTGGCTAGCAGTTCATGCTCTTGCGATTCCTTCAGTATTTTTCTTAGGTGCTATAGCAGCTATGCAATTTTTAAGATAA
- a CDS encoding photosystem II reaction center protein L, with translation MQVNENPNKVPVELNRTSLYLGLLSVLVLGILFSSYFFN, from the coding sequence ATGCAAGTAAACGAAAATCCGAATAAAGTTCCAGTTGAACTTAATCGTACAAGTCTATATTTAGGCTTATTATCAGTATTAGTCTTAGGAATTTTATTTTCCAGTTACTTTTTCAACTAA
- a CDS encoding photosystem II reaction center protein J, which translates to MSKLKGPDGRIPDRLPDGRPAVAWERRWTEGTLPLWLVATAGGIAVIFVLGIFFYGSYQGVGAG; encoded by the coding sequence ATGAGTAAATTAAAAGGCCCTGATGGCAGAATCCCTGATAGATTACCCGATGGTAGACCCGCTGTTGCATGGGAAAGAAGATGGACTGAAGGAACCCTTCCTCTTTGGTTAGTTGCTACGGCAGGAGGAATAGCAGTTATTTTTGTCTTAGGTATATTTTTCTACGGTTCATACCAAGGAGTAGGTGCTGGCTAA
- the mtnP gene encoding S-methyl-5'-thioadenosine phosphorylase — translation MNKQHLLPIKESRLGVIGGSGFYSINKIDCHEEIEVNTPYGKPSDSIRLFKTGNLEIAFIARHGRTHKLNPTEIPYKANIWALRSIGVRWIIAPSAVGSLQEQIRPLDIVIPDQFIDRTHKRPATFFNEGAVAHVTMGDPFCMNLSGILCNVSEENIPGGRQLHRGGTYLAMEGPAFSTRAESNLYRSWGCSIIGMTNHTEARLAKEAEIAYSSLSMVTDYDCWHQTHQEVSVEMVLENLRANTEVANKIVFEIAKVIDKKRPQSKSHSSLKDGLITQKENIPSFTKEKLKIFTDSYWG, via the coding sequence ATGAATAAACAGCATTTATTACCCATTAAAGAATCAAGATTAGGAGTAATTGGTGGGAGTGGTTTCTATTCAATTAACAAAATAGATTGTCATGAAGAAATCGAGGTCAATACACCTTATGGTAAACCTTCTGATTCAATTAGGCTCTTTAAAACTGGTAATTTAGAAATAGCTTTTATAGCAAGGCACGGTAGAACACATAAACTGAATCCGACAGAAATACCATACAAAGCTAACATTTGGGCTCTCCGATCAATTGGTGTGAGGTGGATAATAGCTCCATCAGCAGTTGGCTCCCTTCAAGAACAAATCAGGCCCCTTGATATTGTTATCCCAGATCAATTTATTGATCGAACACATAAAAGACCAGCAACATTTTTTAATGAAGGAGCAGTAGCTCATGTAACTATGGGGGATCCTTTCTGTATGAACTTGTCGGGAATTTTATGCAATGTTAGCGAAGAAAATATCCCGGGAGGAAGACAATTACATAGAGGAGGAACATATTTAGCAATGGAGGGGCCCGCCTTCTCTACCAGAGCAGAATCTAATTTATATAGAAGTTGGGGTTGTTCAATTATAGGTATGACTAATCACACTGAAGCAAGATTAGCTAAAGAAGCTGAGATAGCTTATTCTTCTCTTTCTATGGTTACTGATTATGATTGCTGGCATCAAACTCATCAGGAAGTATCGGTAGAGATGGTTTTGGAAAATCTTAGAGCAAATACTGAAGTTGCCAACAAAATTGTCTTTGAAATCGCTAAAGTTATCGATAAAAAGAGACCTCAAAGCAAATCCCATAGTTCTTTAAAGGATGGTTTAATAACTCAAAAAGAAAATATCCCTAGTTTTACAAAAGAAAAACTAAAGATATTTACAGATTCTTATTGGGGATAA
- the selD gene encoding selenide, water dikinase SelD, translated as MTINHLVLIGGGHTNVLLMRKWLMYPKLMPEIPISIISRDTQLVYSAMFPSVISKAISLDESLIDIRSLAKKSRVAFIKGEVINIDFKLKKIFLKNRPSICYSKLVLNYGSQTKISGEFEDLVNNQTAFPIKPFFKAYELIKNEDEHDSETEQSFVIVGSGLAAIEIVFALRKRWKKRSLKILCKLNKVNDKILKTFYKSNIEVVGKLPVDYGKILLCTGNSSPYWVQKYNSELDSKGRFFTDQKLRLKNFFGTFATGDCAVIKTSKRPSSGIFAVKVLNILATNIQKEIKGESLKKWSPQKFGLQIVNSYPRKLPKAFAFYGDFVIGPSFLIWYLKNKIDEGFIKKFRILDSNMSQKVNEGGMEECRGCAAKIPQSILNKSLRSAQLENFATSPEDSVEIYKNNQDIILQSVDGFPALISDPWLNAKITVLHACSDLWACGVKLSSAQALISLPKVGKDFQSFLFSHCLKGIKTTVEEQGGKLIGGHTFESRSLVDQPYSLGIDISLTVQGVLKNGAKPWLKSGMKKGDIILMSRPLGVGIFFAAQMQNINLKDSSEEIMRNLVTSQQPLIDKIYLLQDKFGETFINAATDVTGYGFIGHLKEMIDSSNLLRKDNKLKPIRVLLDLFAFKAYPGVFDLIHKGIKSSLFESNKEIFDQIIAEKRNDRIIAFSKKNKVNSESFKEKISLLLDPQTCGPLLICCAPKYEKFLKDEWYKVGEVIN; from the coding sequence ATGACTATTAATCATCTAGTACTAATTGGAGGCGGACATACAAATGTTCTTTTGATGAGAAAATGGTTGATGTATCCGAAATTAATGCCAGAAATCCCTATCTCAATTATATCCAGAGATACTCAGTTAGTTTATTCGGCTATGTTCCCTTCTGTTATTTCTAAAGCAATTTCTTTAGATGAAAGCCTAATCGATATTAGATCCTTAGCTAAAAAGTCAAGAGTAGCTTTCATAAAAGGAGAGGTAATTAATATTGATTTTAAGTTAAAAAAAATTTTTTTAAAAAATAGACCATCAATTTGTTACTCAAAATTAGTCCTTAATTATGGAAGTCAAACCAAAATTTCAGGAGAATTTGAAGATTTAGTCAATAATCAAACTGCTTTCCCAATTAAACCTTTTTTCAAGGCTTATGAGTTAATTAAAAACGAAGATGAGCATGATTCTGAAACTGAACAATCTTTTGTAATTGTAGGAAGTGGACTTGCAGCAATTGAAATTGTTTTTGCCTTGAGAAAAAGATGGAAAAAAAGATCTTTAAAAATTTTATGCAAATTAAATAAAGTAAATGATAAAATCTTAAAAACTTTTTACAAATCGAATATAGAAGTAGTTGGCAAACTTCCTGTTGACTATGGAAAGATTCTCTTATGTACAGGAAACTCATCACCATATTGGGTACAAAAATATAATTCAGAATTGGATTCAAAAGGACGATTTTTTACAGATCAGAAATTAAGGTTGAAAAATTTTTTCGGAACTTTTGCAACTGGTGATTGCGCAGTCATAAAAACCTCTAAGAGACCTTCTTCTGGAATATTTGCAGTAAAAGTGTTAAATATATTGGCAACTAATATTCAGAAGGAAATAAAAGGTGAATCATTAAAAAAATGGTCTCCTCAAAAATTTGGATTGCAAATAGTAAATTCTTATCCTAGAAAGCTTCCGAAAGCTTTTGCTTTTTATGGTGATTTTGTTATTGGGCCTTCTTTTCTGATTTGGTATCTTAAAAATAAAATTGATGAAGGCTTCATAAAGAAATTTCGTATTTTAGATTCGAATATGAGTCAAAAAGTCAACGAAGGTGGGATGGAAGAATGTAGAGGGTGTGCCGCTAAAATTCCTCAAAGCATTTTAAATAAATCCTTAAGAAGTGCTCAACTTGAAAATTTTGCAACTTCTCCTGAGGATTCTGTTGAAATTTATAAAAATAATCAAGATATTATTCTTCAAAGTGTTGATGGATTTCCGGCGTTGATAAGCGATCCTTGGCTAAATGCAAAAATTACCGTGTTACATGCTTGCTCAGATTTATGGGCTTGCGGAGTAAAACTTTCATCTGCACAGGCCTTAATATCTCTTCCAAAAGTAGGAAAAGATTTTCAAAGCTTCCTTTTTTCTCATTGTCTAAAAGGGATAAAAACAACAGTTGAAGAACAAGGGGGTAAGTTAATTGGAGGGCATACTTTTGAGTCAAGAAGTTTAGTTGATCAACCTTATTCTTTAGGAATAGATATTTCTTTAACTGTTCAGGGAGTTTTGAAAAATGGAGCAAAACCATGGTTAAAATCCGGTATGAAAAAAGGAGATATTATACTAATGTCAAGACCTCTAGGCGTGGGAATTTTTTTTGCTGCTCAAATGCAAAATATTAATTTGAAAGATAGTTCAGAGGAGATAATGAGAAATTTAGTTACAAGTCAGCAACCATTAATTGATAAAATTTATTTGCTTCAAGATAAGTTTGGAGAAACATTTATAAATGCAGCTACTGATGTAACTGGCTATGGATTTATAGGTCACCTTAAAGAGATGATCGATTCATCTAATTTATTAAGGAAAGATAATAAGCTAAAACCTATTAGGGTTTTATTAGATTTATTTGCATTTAAAGCTTATCCAGGAGTATTTGATTTAATACACAAAGGAATCAAAAGTTCTCTATTCGAATCGAATAAAGAAATATTTGATCAAATTATTGCAGAAAAACGTAATGATAGAATTATCGCATTTTCAAAAAAAAATAAAGTTAATAGTGAAAGCTTTAAAGAAAAAATCTCATTATTATTAGATCCACAAACTTGTGGCCCTCTTTTGATATGTTGTGCTCCTAAGTATGAAAAATTTTTAAAGGATGAATGGTATAAGGTTGGAGAAGTAATAAATTGA
- a CDS encoding CCA tRNA nucleotidyltransferase: MNDISAYINSAILKIPFNLFNIISQYIELNSSVKVAIVGGYIRDLLITKIHKKTFFNPLDIDIVTEGSSVDLAKFIKKNISNVELCLIKEFEIYDTVELNINDLKIDIASARKEKYEAPGLNPIVKHANIKEDLKRRDFSINAIAFEFSKQEIYDFFDGIKHIQEKELHLLHENSIQDDPSRLIRCARYASRLDFKISSKSLQQSQKTIQRWPWDMMKDDVKSKFPPGISIRIRMELAEIYKYDNLAKIVSLLNDWEIISILNKNISINNKFLRGLKWIKKLKGNYILYLLKNSENLELTCQRFFINSKEKKILKDYLNITNQLDNEKEKFLYLTPSQWTEFIETKNLDDETVKLLICNEGLFWKSFFKWLFVYKFIKSKKSGEFLKSEGWQPGKEMGDEIKRLRYLEIDKTKKK; the protein is encoded by the coding sequence ATGAATGATATTTCTGCTTATATAAATTCAGCAATATTAAAAATTCCTTTTAATTTATTTAATATAATTTCTCAGTATATTGAATTGAATAGTAGCGTTAAAGTTGCAATTGTGGGTGGCTATATAAGAGATTTATTAATCACTAAAATTCATAAAAAGACTTTTTTCAATCCACTTGATATTGATATAGTTACAGAAGGATCTTCTGTTGATTTAGCAAAATTCATAAAAAAAAATATCTCAAATGTTGAACTTTGTTTGATAAAAGAATTTGAAATATACGACACTGTAGAACTAAATATTAATGATTTAAAAATTGATATAGCTTCTGCAAGAAAAGAGAAGTATGAGGCTCCAGGATTAAATCCAATCGTAAAACATGCAAATATTAAAGAGGATTTAAAAAGGAGAGATTTTAGTATAAATGCAATAGCTTTTGAATTCTCAAAGCAAGAAATTTATGATTTCTTTGATGGTATAAAACATATACAAGAAAAAGAATTGCATTTGCTGCATGAAAATAGTATTCAAGATGACCCTAGTAGATTAATAAGATGCGCAAGATATGCTTCAAGATTAGATTTTAAAATTTCAAGTAAATCACTTCAACAATCGCAAAAAACTATCCAAAGATGGCCCTGGGATATGATGAAGGATGATGTTAAATCTAAATTTCCGCCTGGTATAAGTATAAGAATCAGAATGGAATTGGCAGAAATATACAAATACGATAATCTCGCAAAAATAGTTTCTTTATTAAATGATTGGGAAATTATTTCTATTCTAAATAAAAATATTAGTATAAATAATAAATTTTTAAGAGGTTTAAAGTGGATTAAAAAACTAAAAGGTAATTATATTCTATACCTATTAAAAAATTCAGAAAATTTAGAGCTTACTTGTCAAAGATTTTTTATTAATAGCAAGGAAAAGAAGATTCTCAAAGATTACTTAAATATCACAAATCAATTAGATAATGAAAAAGAAAAATTTCTCTATTTAACTCCCTCGCAATGGACTGAATTTATTGAAACAAAAAATTTAGATGACGAGACAGTGAAATTATTAATTTGCAATGAGGGTTTATTTTGGAAATCTTTTTTTAAATGGCTATTTGTTTATAAATTTATTAAGTCAAAAAAAAGTGGAGAATTTTTAAAAAGTGAAGGATGGCAACCGGGGAAAGAAATGGGGGATGAAATTAAAAGGTTGAGATATTTAGAGATCGATAAGACCAAAAAGAAATAA